Proteins encoded in a region of the Burkholderia ubonensis subsp. mesacidophila genome:
- a CDS encoding STAS domain-containing protein, which yields MSGFAAGSTLTHASAKAALAAGLAQIGAGATTVDCAALAEFDSSALAVLLAWQRAAQARGARLDILNFPPKLASLAQAYGVDALINGRH from the coding sequence GTGAGCGGCTTCGCAGCCGGTTCCACGCTGACCCACGCGAGCGCGAAGGCCGCGCTCGCGGCGGGGCTCGCGCAGATCGGCGCGGGCGCCACCACCGTCGATTGCGCGGCGCTCGCGGAATTCGACTCGTCCGCGCTCGCCGTGCTGCTCGCATGGCAGCGCGCCGCGCAGGCGCGCGGCGCCCGCCTCGACATCCTCAATTTCCCTCCGAAGCTCGCCAGCCTCGCGCAGGCATACGGCGTCGACGCGCTCATCAACGGGCGACATTGA
- a CDS encoding BolA family protein, with protein MLPTPEQVKQYIAGGLACTHLEVEGDGQHFFATIVSPAFEGKRPIQRHQLVYAALGDRMKQEIHALSMKTLTPAEWQNA; from the coding sequence ATGTTGCCGACTCCCGAACAGGTCAAGCAATACATCGCGGGCGGGCTCGCCTGCACGCATCTGGAAGTCGAAGGCGACGGCCAGCACTTCTTCGCGACGATCGTGTCGCCGGCGTTCGAGGGCAAGCGGCCGATCCAGCGGCATCAGCTCGTCTACGCGGCGCTCGGCGATCGTATGAAGCAGGAAATCCACGCGCTCAGCATGAAGACGCTGACGCCCGCCGAATGGCAGAACGCATAA
- a CDS encoding ABC transporter ATP-binding protein codes for MSAIEIRHVKKRYKSLQALKGVSLSVEEGEFFGLLGPNGAGKTTLISILAGLARADEGSISVRGHDVVKDFRAARRALGVVPQELVFDPFFTVRETLRIQSGYFGLRHNDDWIDEVMANLDLTEKADANMRALSGGMKRRVLVAQALVHRPPVIVLDEPTAGVDVELRQTLWKFISRLNREGHTIVLTTHYLEEAESLCDRIAMLRRGEVVALDRTDALLQRFAGLQLYLRLAHGALPGELRALETDPAARAPGEHLLRLASYDEVERILAQCRAAGCTFDEIEVRKADLEDVFVQVMNGAEAIEGLA; via the coding sequence ATGTCAGCCATAGAAATCCGTCACGTCAAGAAGCGCTACAAGTCGCTTCAGGCGCTCAAGGGCGTCAGCCTGTCGGTCGAGGAAGGCGAGTTTTTCGGTCTGCTCGGCCCGAACGGCGCAGGCAAGACCACGCTCATCAGCATCCTCGCCGGGCTCGCCCGGGCCGACGAAGGCAGCATCTCGGTGCGCGGCCATGACGTCGTCAAGGACTTCCGGGCCGCGCGCCGCGCGCTCGGCGTCGTGCCGCAGGAGCTGGTGTTCGATCCCTTCTTCACGGTGCGCGAGACGCTGCGGATCCAGTCCGGCTACTTCGGGCTGCGCCACAACGACGACTGGATCGACGAGGTGATGGCCAATCTCGACCTGACCGAGAAGGCCGACGCGAACATGCGCGCGCTGTCGGGCGGGATGAAACGCCGTGTGCTGGTCGCGCAGGCGCTTGTGCACCGGCCGCCCGTGATCGTGCTCGACGAGCCGACCGCCGGCGTCGACGTCGAGCTGCGCCAGACGCTGTGGAAGTTCATCTCGCGGCTGAACCGCGAAGGCCACACGATCGTGCTGACCACCCACTACCTTGAGGAAGCCGAGTCGCTGTGCGATCGCATCGCGATGCTGCGCCGGGGCGAAGTGGTCGCGCTCGACCGCACCGACGCGCTGCTGCAGCGCTTCGCCGGCCTGCAGCTGTACCTGCGCCTCGCGCACGGCGCGCTGCCCGGCGAGCTGCGCGCGCTGGAAACCGACCCGGCCGCCCGCGCACCCGGCGAGCACCTGCTGCGGCTCGCGAGCTACGACGAGGTCGAACGCATCCTCGCGCAATGCCGCGCCGCCGGCTGCACGTTCGACGAGATCGAGGTCAGGAAGGCCGACCTCGAGGATGTGTTCGTCCAGGTGATGAACGGGGCCGAGGCGATCGAGGGGCTGGCATGA
- a CDS encoding MlaC/ttg2D family ABC transporter substrate-binding protein yields the protein MKKLFLIPVFAVLFSFGAAAHAEVDQSNPQALIKTATQQVLDEVKQQTIKQGDTNRIITIVNKDILPYTDFRRTTQLAMGRHWREASQAQQQQVQEQFKLLLIRTYSGAIAQLKPDQQIQYPPFRASPEDTDVVVKTVAMNNGQPVQIDYRLYKTQQGWRVYDLNVLGAWLIQTYQQQFNEKIQQSGVDGLIQFLSQRNQELAAGKQAS from the coding sequence ATGAAGAAACTGTTCCTGATTCCGGTTTTCGCTGTGCTGTTCTCGTTTGGCGCCGCAGCCCACGCGGAAGTCGACCAGTCGAATCCGCAGGCGCTGATCAAGACGGCGACGCAGCAGGTGCTCGACGAAGTGAAGCAGCAGACGATCAAGCAGGGCGACACGAACCGCATCATCACGATCGTCAACAAGGACATCCTGCCGTACACCGATTTCCGCCGCACCACGCAGCTCGCGATGGGCCGCCACTGGCGCGAGGCGTCGCAGGCGCAGCAGCAGCAGGTGCAGGAGCAGTTCAAGCTGCTGCTGATCCGCACGTACTCGGGCGCGATCGCGCAGCTGAAGCCGGACCAGCAGATCCAGTACCCGCCGTTCCGCGCGAGCCCGGAAGACACCGACGTCGTGGTCAAGACGGTCGCGATGAACAACGGCCAGCCGGTCCAGATCGACTACCGCCTGTACAAGACGCAGCAGGGCTGGCGGGTGTATGACCTGAACGTGCTCGGCGCGTGGCTGATCCAGACGTACCAGCAGCAGTTCAACGAGAAGATCCAGCAAAGCGGTGTGGACGGCCTGATCCAGTTCCTGTCGCAGCGCAACCAGGAGCTTGCCGCCGGCAAGCAGGCGTCGTGA
- a CDS encoding ABC transporter permease, with amino-acid sequence MSGFQTLFYKEILRFWKVSFQTVLAPVVTALLYLTIFGHALTGRVEVYPGVEYVSFLVPGLVMMSVLQNAFANSSSSLIQSKITGNLVFMLLPPLSYKDIYGAYVLASVVRGLAVGTGVFVVTVWFIPMQFAAPAFILAFALFGAAILGTLGLIAGIWAEKFDQLAAFQNFLIMPLTFLSGVFYSTHSLPPVWREISRLNPFFYMIDGFRYGFFGASDIDPLASLAIVAGFFVLLALFAMRLLATGYKLRH; translated from the coding sequence ATGAGCGGTTTTCAAACGCTGTTCTACAAGGAAATCCTGCGGTTCTGGAAGGTGTCGTTCCAGACGGTGCTTGCGCCCGTCGTCACAGCGCTGCTGTACCTGACGATCTTCGGCCATGCGCTGACGGGCCGCGTCGAGGTGTATCCGGGCGTCGAGTACGTGAGCTTCCTCGTGCCGGGCCTCGTGATGATGAGCGTGCTGCAGAATGCGTTCGCGAACAGCTCGTCGTCGCTGATCCAGTCGAAGATCACCGGCAACCTCGTGTTCATGCTGCTGCCGCCGCTGTCGTACAAGGACATCTACGGCGCATACGTGCTCGCGTCCGTCGTGCGCGGGCTTGCGGTCGGCACGGGCGTGTTCGTCGTGACGGTCTGGTTCATCCCGATGCAGTTCGCGGCGCCCGCGTTCATCCTCGCGTTCGCGCTGTTCGGCGCGGCGATCCTCGGCACGCTCGGCCTCATCGCCGGGATCTGGGCGGAGAAGTTCGACCAGCTCGCCGCGTTCCAGAACTTCCTGATCATGCCGCTGACGTTCCTGTCCGGCGTGTTCTACTCGACGCATTCTCTGCCGCCCGTGTGGCGCGAGATCTCGCGTCTCAACCCGTTTTTCTACATGATCGACGGCTTTCGCTACGGGTTCTTCGGCGCGTCCGACATCGACCCGCTCGCGAGCCTCGCGATCGTCGCCGGTTTCTTCGTGCTGCTCGCGCTGTTCGCGATGCGGCTGCTCGCGACCGGCTACAAACTGCGTCATTGA